A genome region from Ascaphus truei isolate aAscTru1 chromosome 12 unlocalized genomic scaffold, aAscTru1.hap1 SUPER_12_unloc_1, whole genome shotgun sequence includes the following:
- the LOC142473428 gene encoding histone H1-like — translation MAETAPAPPPPTESAAKKKQPKKAAGASKSRPAKSGPSVSDLIVRAVSASKERSGVSLSALKKALAAGGYDVEKNNSRLKLALKGLVSKETLIQLKGSGASGSFQLNKKQLESKEKAAKKKDVGKPKKPVAKKPAKSPKKPKKAPAGVKKSPKKVKKPAAAKKPAKSPKKSKAAKPRKAVKSPAAKKAAKPKTAKSPAKAKAAKPKAAKPKRAAASKK, via the coding sequence atggccgagaccgctcctgctcctcctcctccaacTGAAAGCGccgccaagaagaagcagccgaaGAAAGCGGCGGGAGCCTCGAAAAGCCGCCCAGCAAAGTCCGGTCCCAGCGTGTCCGATCTGATAGTGAGAGCTGTGTCCGCCTCTAAGGAGCGCAGCGGGGTCTCCCTGTCCGCTCTGAAGAAGGCTCTGGCTGCAGGAGGCTACGATGTGGAGAAGAATAACAGCCGCCTGAAGCTGGCTCTCAAGGGCTTGGTGAGCAAGGAAACCCTGATCCAGCTGAAAGGGAGCGGAGCCTCCGGATCGTTCCAGCTGAATAAGAAGCAGctggagagcaaggagaaggcggccAAGAAAAAGGATGTGGGGAAACCCAAGAAGCCAGTGGCAAAGAAACCCGCCAAGTCCCCCAAGAAACCCAAAAAGGCTCCGGCGGGAGTGAAGAAAAGCCCCAAAAAGGTCAAGAAACCGGCGGCCGCCAAGAAGCCAGCAAAAAGCCCGAAGAAGTCTAAAGCTGCCAAGCCCAGGAAGGCTGTGAAGAGCCCGGCGGCTAAAAAGGCTGCGAAGCCAAAAACTGCTAAGAGTCCAGCGAAGGCCAAGGCAGCCAAACCCAAAGCAGCAAAGCCCAAGAGGGCGGCAGCTTCTAAGAAGTGA
- the LOC142473429 gene encoding histone H3 encodes MARTKQTARKSTGGKAPRKQLATKAARKSAPATGGVKKPHRYRPGTVALREIRRYQKSTELLIRKLPFQRLVREIAQDFKTDLRFQSSAVMALQEASEAYLVGLFEDTNLCAIHAKRVTIMPKDIQLARRIRGERA; translated from the coding sequence atggcccggaccaagcagaccgcccggaaatccaccggAGGGAAGGCTCCCCGTAAGCAGCTAGCGACCAAGGCTGCCAGAAAGAGCGCACCGGCCACCGGCGGAGTGAAGAAGCCTCACCGCTACCGGCCCGGTACTGTGGCTCTCAGGGAGATCCGCCGCTACCAGAAGTCCACCGAGCTGCTCATCCGCAAGCTGCCCTTCCAGCGCCTGGTCCGGGAGATCGCCCAGGACTTCAAGACTGACCTGCGCTTCCAGAGCTCGGCTGTCATGGCTCTGCAGGAGGCCAGCGAGGCTTATCTGGTGGGGCTCTTCGAGGACACCAACCTGTGCGCTATCCACGCCAAGAGGGTCACCATCATGCCCAAGGACATCCAGCTGGCCCGCAggatcagaggggagagagcttaG